DNA sequence from the Bradyrhizobium sp. CIAT3101 genome:
TGGCCGCAACAATTTCGACGAGATCCGCTACGAGTATTTCCGCGACACCACTGTGGCGATCGAGGCCTTCAAGGCCGATCAGGTCGACTGGCGCACCGAGAACAGCGCGAAGAACTGGGCGACGGCCTACGACTTCCCGGCCGTGACTGAAAAGCGGGTGATCCTCGAGGAATTCCCCAATCGCAGTTCGGGCGTCATGCAGGCGTTCGTGCCGAACCTGCGCCGCGCCAAGTTCAGGGATCCCCGCGTGCGTCGTGCGCTCAATTACGCATTCGACTTCGAGGAGATGAACAAGCAGCTCTTCTTCGGTCAGTACAAGCGCGTCAGCAGCTATTTCGACGGCCTCGACGAGCTCATGGCGACGGGCTTGCCGCAAGGCAAGGAGCTCGAAATTCTCGAGACCGTCCGCGCCGATGTCCCGCCCGAGGTCTTCACGACAGCCTACACCAATCCGGTTGGTGGTAGTCCGGAAGCCGTGCGTGACAATCTGCGCGAAGCGCTACGCCTGTTCAAGGAGGCCGGCTACGAGGTGCGCGATCGCAAGCTGATCGACGTCAAGACCGGTGCCCAGTTTTCCCTTGAGCTGCTGAACTCGGATCCGAGCTTCGAACGCGTTACGCTGTTCTACAAGCCGTCGCTCGAACGTCTCGGTATCGCTGTCAACGTGCGGACCGTCGATCCGACCCAGTACGAGAACAGGACTCGCGAGTGGGATTTCGACGTCATCACCAACTCGTGGGGCGAGTCTCAGTCGCCGGGCAACGAGCAGCGCGAATACTGGTCGTCCAAGTCGGCCGACGTCGTCGGTTCGCAGAATTATGCCGGCATCAAGAATCCGGCGGTCGACAAGCTGATCGATCGGGTGATCTACACCAAGGGGCGCGACGAACTCGTCGCGGCCACCAAAGCGCTCGACCGGGTGCTGCTGTGGAATCACTACGTCGTGCCGCAGTGGACCTACACGAAGGTGCGCACCGCGCGCTGGGATCGTTTCGGTCGGCCGGCGGAATTGCCCAGATACGGCCAGTCCGGCTTCCCGTTCGTCTGGTGGTACGACGCAGACAAGGCGGCACGGATCGCAAAGAAGT
Encoded proteins:
- a CDS encoding extracellular solute-binding protein, with the translated sequence MAITRRDLLLTGAAFAALPALGSVAGLPVIGTAEAQSAGELPWRHALSLFGNVKYPADFKRFDYVNPDAPKGGTVRQIAIGTFDNLNMVVSGVKGQVAGAIGFIYEALMTEALDEVSTEYGALAEAVSHPDDFSFVVYRLRPQAKWHDGKPVTADDVIFSFDSFKKLHPRYAAYYSHVVKAEKVGEREVKFVFDAPGNRELPQIVGQLTVLPKHWWEGTDAQGRKRDISTTTLEIPLGSGPYRVKAYDAGRSFTLERVKDYWGRDLAVNVGRNNFDEIRYEYFRDTTVAIEAFKADQVDWRTENSAKNWATAYDFPAVTEKRVILEEFPNRSSGVMQAFVPNLRRAKFRDPRVRRALNYAFDFEEMNKQLFFGQYKRVSSYFDGLDELMATGLPQGKELEILETVRADVPPEVFTTAYTNPVGGSPEAVRDNLREALRLFKEAGYEVRDRKLIDVKTGAQFSLELLNSDPSFERVTLFYKPSLERLGIAVNVRTVDPTQYENRTREWDFDVITNSWGESQSPGNEQREYWSSKSADVVGSQNYAGIKNPAVDKLIDRVIYTKGRDELVAATKALDRVLLWNHYVVPQWTYTKVRTARWDRFGRPAELPRYGQSGFPFVWWYDADKAARIAKKS